The genomic stretch ACCCCCGAGCCCACGTAAAGAAGTTTCAGTCAATGATGTTTTTCAACGGCCCTAAGAATGAGCCCGTTCTCTGCCGAGCATTCCCCACCTACCTCGACGGTGCTGCATTACTCTGGTTTTCTAAACTCCCTGAAGGTTCAATTTCCTTCTTTGAAGATCTCGCCAGATCGTTCATTGATTACTTTGCCGCATCAAGAATCTACGTACATGGATCGGACTACCTCGGCACCATTAAGCAAGGTCAGCACGAGAGCCTGAAGGACTACATGACCAGATTCGCTGACGCAACTATGGAGATCCAGGATTTAGATCCGGCCGTTCACCTGCACGCCCTCAAGGCCGGCCTTAGGCCCGGCAAATTCCGGGAGACCATTGCCATAACAAAGCCAAAGACGCTAGAGGAATTCCGAGAAAGGGCGGCAGGTCAAATGGAGATCGAAGAACTCCGAGAAGCCCAGAAATCGGACAAACAACCTCATCGGAGAGATGAAGAAAAAACTTTCAGATCCCCAGGTAGCAGAGACATTAAGAAGCCTTCCAACTCCGCATCAAAATACAATACGTACACCAGATTCAATACCAGAAGAGAAAACATCATCAGAGAAATCCTCAACGCCAAAATCATAAGGCCACCAGTTCGAGCAGGAAATTACCAGGATCAAAGGTTTG from Arachis stenosperma cultivar V10309 chromosome 9, arast.V10309.gnm1.PFL2, whole genome shotgun sequence encodes the following:
- the LOC130948158 gene encoding uncharacterized protein LOC130948158; the encoded protein is MADKESPQLSQDDLLARIAELQAEVRRIAELSTQNNGESSKSSAQGAVDPLNIVPPKEKLTLDNPFSEEITNYQMPKNFTLPTALEPYKGFGDPRAHVKKFQSMMFFNGPKNEPVLCRAFPTYLDGAALLWFSKLPEGSISFFEDLARSFIDYFAASRIYVHGSDYLGTIKQGQHESLKDYMTRFADATMEIQDLDPAVHLHALKAGLRPGKFRETIAITKPKTLEEFRERAAGQMEIEELREAQKSDKQPHRRDEEKTFRSPGSRDIKKPSNSASKYNTYTRFNTRRENIIREILNAKIIRPPVRAGNYQDQRFVDRTKHCAFHRKFGHTTDDCIVANDLLERLARQGLLDKYIENRRGKGGNSDKIEHKQATTNDNKKERTTPDLPSKTSARLF